From the genome of Spinacia oleracea cultivar Varoflay chromosome 2, BTI_SOV_V1, whole genome shotgun sequence, one region includes:
- the LOC110776129 gene encoding probable indole-3-acetic acid-amido synthetase GH3.1, with protein MHRNLSTLNLLNTNNLYKTKLTFEKYLHLLLVKTTNKMAVDSVLSSPLGPPVCDKDAKALQFIEDMTRNADIVQERVLGEILTRNANTEYLTRFNLNGAYDRESFRAKLPMVTYEDLQPEIQRIANGDRSPILSAHPISEFLTSSGTSAGERKLMPTIQEELDRRQLLYSLLMPVMNLYVPGLDKGKGLYFLFVKSETKTPGGLLARPVLTSYYKSEHFKTRPYDPYMVYTSPNEAILCADSYQSMYSQMLCGMYERKSVLRLGAVFASGLLRAIRFLQLNWRQLAQDIRDGTLNAKVTDPSIRSAMSRVMKPDPELADFIAAVCEKDQWEGIITRIWPNTKYLDVIVTGAMAQYIPTLDFYSGGLPLACTMYASSECYFGLNLNPMCKPSEVSYTIMPNMAYFEFLPLDPPGSTRESKLVDLVDVEVGKEYELVITTYAGLYRYRVGDILRVTGFHNSAPQFHFVRRKNVLLSIDSDKTDESELQRAVENATKLLKKYNASVVEYTSYADTTTIPGHYVIYWELLVKDSGNSPPSHVLNECCLAMEESLNSVYRQCRVADNSIGALEIRVVTSGTFEELMDYAISRGASINQYKVPRCVNFTPIMELLDSRVVSAHFSPTVPHWTPERRR; from the exons ATGCACAGAAATCTCTCCACATTAAACTTGTTAAATACCAACAACCTATACAAAACAAAGTTAACCTTCGAAAAATATTTGCATCTTCTTCTTGTAAAGACCACCAACAAAATGGCGGTTGACTCTGTTCTATCCTCTCCGCTTGGACCGCCGGTTTGCGATAAAGACGCAAAAGCTCTCCAGTTCATAGAGGATATGACTCGAAACGCTGATATAGTTCAAGAGAGAGTATTGGGTGAGATCTTGACCCGAAACGCTAACACAGAGTATCTTACTCGGTTTAACCTCAATGGAGCTTATGATAGGGAGAGTTTTAGGGCTAAACTCCCTATGGTTACTTATGAAGACCTTCAACCTGAAATTCAGCGGATTGCCAATGGTGATCGTTCCCCAATCCTCTCTGCTCATCCCATTTCCGAGTTCCTCACTAG TTCTGGCACATCAGCTGGAGAGAGGAAATTGATGCCCACAATCCAGGAAGAACTAGATCGTCGTCAACTACTGTACAGCCTTCTAATGCCTGTCATGAATCT GTACGTGCCAGGACTAGACAAGGGAAAAGGACTTTACTTCTTATTTGTGAAATCAGAAACCAAGACTCCGGGCGGGCTTTTAGCCCGACCCGTTCTCACTAGCTACTACAAAAGCGAGCACTTCAAGACCCGCCCATATGACCCGTATATGGTGTATACTAGCCCGAACGAGGCGATCCTCTGTGCCGATTCTTACCAGAGCATGTACTCTCAGATGTTGTGCGGGATGTACGAGCGGAAGTCAGTTCTACGTCTAGGGGCGGTTTTTGCCTCGGGTCTTCTCCGGGCCATTCGTTTCCTACAGCTTAACTGGAGGCAGTTGGCTCAGGATATCCGAGACGGGACCCTTAATGCTAAGGTTACCGACCCGAGTATCCGTTCAGCCATGAGTCGGGTTATGAAACCCGACCCGGAGTTGGCGGACTTTATCGCCGCGGTGTGTGAGAAGGACCAATGGGAAGGGATCATAACCCGGATTTGGCCCAACACCAAGTACCTTGACGTCATAGTTACTGGGGCAATGGCTCAGTATATTCCCACTTTGGATTTTTACAGCGGGGGTTTACCCTTGGCTTGTACCATGTATGCGTCATCAGAATGTTACTTTGGGTTAAATTTAAACCCCATGTGTAAACCTTCGGAAGTTTCCTACACCATTATGCCAAACATGGCCTACTTCGAGTTCCTCCCACTCGACCCGCCCGGGTCAACTCGTGAGTCAAAACTCGTTGACCTTGTCGACGTCGAGGTGGGGAAAGAGTACGAGCTCGTGATCACCACCTACGCGGGGCTATACCGTTACCGAGTCGGCGACATCCTCCGAGTCACCGGTTTCCACAACTCGGCCCCACAGTTCCATTTCGTGAGGAGAAAGAACGTACTACTCAGCATTGACTCGGACAAAACGGACGAGTCCGAGTTACAAAGAGCAGTAGAAAACGCcacaaaactcctcaaaaagtaCAACGCAAGTGTTGTAGAGTACACGAGTTACGCTGATACGACAACAATCCCGGGTCATTACGTCATCTATTGGGAGTTATTAGTGAAGGACTCGGGAAACTCGCCACCGAGTCACGTGTTAAATGAATGTTGTTTAGCTATGGAGGAATCGCTTAACTCGGTATACCGGCAATGCCGGGTCGCGGATAACTCAATCGGGGCATTGGAAATCCGGGTCGTTACAAGTGGGACCTTCGAGGAACTTATGGATTATGCAATCTCACGTGGAGCGTCGATAAATCAGTATAAAGTGCCGAGATGTGTGAATTTTACGCCAATAATGGAGTTGCTTGACTCACGAGTTGTATCGGCGCATTTTAGCCCGACTGTACCACATTGGACTCCTGAGCGCCGTAGGTGA